A region of Saccharococcus thermophilus DNA encodes the following proteins:
- the gyrA gene encoding DNA gyrase subunit A yields the protein MAENQHPRIREVNISQEMRSSFLDYAMSVIVSRALPDVRDGLKPVHRRILYAMHDLGMTADKPYKKSARIVGEVIGKYHPHGDAAVYDTMVRMAQDFNYRYMLVDGHGNFGSIDGDAAAAMRYTEARMSKIAMELLRDINKDTIDYQDNYDGSEKEPVVLPSRFPNLLVNGSSGIAVGMATNIPPHQLGEVIDAILALSKNPDMTVADLMEYIPGPDFPTAGQIIGRSGIRKAYETGRGSITLRAKVEIEQQSNGKETIIVRELPYQVNKAKLIERIAELVREKKIDGITDLRDESDRNGMRIVIEVRRDANAKVILNNLYKHTALQTSFGINMLALVDGQPKVLNLKECLEHYLKHQKVVIRRRTAYELKKAEARAHILEGLRVALDHLDEVINLIRSSQTTEIAREGLMKQFSLSEKQAQAILDMRLQRLTGLEREKIEQEYQDLVRFIAELKAILADEEKVLQIIRDELTEIKERFNDERRTEIVVGGAEEFDDEDLIPREHVVITLTHKGYIKRLPVSTYRSQKRGGRGVQGMHTTEDDFVEHLLITSTHDTILFFTNKGKVYRAKGYEIPEYSRTAKGLPLINLLELDKDEWINTIIPIHDEFDDNLYLFFTTKQGIAKRCPLSAFAHIRNNGLIAIHLREGDELISVKLTDGSKHIIVGTKNGMLIRFPETDVRTMGRSATGVKAITLDEDDEVVGMEILEDDCDVLVVTKNGYGKRTPASEYRLQSRGGKGIKTCNVTEKNGPVVAVKTVNGEEDLMLITTSGILIRIAVSDISRVGRNTQGVKLIRLSEENEHEYVATVAKVPTEEEKEEEAHLA from the coding sequence ATGGCAGAAAATCAACATCCGCGCATCCGTGAAGTCAATATTAGCCAGGAAATGCGTTCCTCGTTTCTCGATTATGCGATGAGCGTCATCGTATCACGGGCATTGCCTGATGTTCGCGACGGGCTAAAGCCTGTGCATCGCCGCATTTTATATGCCATGCATGATCTTGGCATGACCGCGGACAAACCATACAAAAAGTCGGCCCGCATCGTCGGCGAAGTCATCGGGAAATACCACCCGCACGGTGATGCAGCCGTATACGACACGATGGTCCGCATGGCGCAAGATTTTAACTATCGCTACATGCTTGTCGATGGGCACGGAAACTTTGGATCGATTGACGGTGACGCAGCTGCCGCGATGCGCTATACAGAAGCGCGCATGTCCAAAATCGCGATGGAACTGTTACGCGACATTAACAAAGACACGATCGATTATCAGGATAACTACGACGGTTCAGAAAAAGAACCAGTCGTTTTGCCGTCGCGCTTTCCTAACTTATTGGTAAACGGTTCATCCGGAATCGCGGTCGGGATGGCGACAAACATTCCGCCGCACCAGCTCGGTGAAGTGATCGACGCCATTTTGGCATTAAGCAAAAATCCTGATATGACGGTAGCTGACTTAATGGAATACATTCCAGGGCCAGATTTTCCGACGGCGGGGCAAATTATCGGCCGCAGCGGCATCCGTAAAGCATACGAAACAGGGCGCGGCTCGATTACATTGCGTGCGAAAGTTGAAATCGAACAGCAGTCCAACGGAAAAGAAACGATCATCGTCCGCGAGCTTCCTTATCAAGTCAACAAGGCAAAATTAATTGAACGCATCGCGGAGCTTGTCCGCGAAAAGAAAATTGACGGCATTACCGATTTGCGCGACGAGTCAGACCGGAACGGAATGCGGATCGTCATCGAAGTGCGCCGCGATGCCAATGCCAAAGTCATTTTAAACAATTTATATAAACATACGGCATTGCAAACAAGCTTCGGCATTAATATGCTTGCGCTTGTTGATGGCCAGCCGAAAGTGTTAAATTTAAAAGAATGCCTGGAGCATTATTTGAAACATCAGAAAGTAGTGATCCGCCGCCGGACAGCTTACGAGCTGAAAAAAGCAGAAGCCCGCGCCCATATTTTAGAGGGCCTTCGCGTTGCTCTTGATCACCTTGATGAGGTGATTAACCTAATCCGCAGCTCGCAGACGACGGAAATCGCTAGGGAAGGGCTGATGAAGCAGTTTTCGCTCAGCGAGAAACAGGCGCAAGCGATTTTAGATATGCGTTTGCAACGGTTAACCGGATTAGAACGAGAAAAAATTGAACAAGAATATCAAGATCTTGTCCGTTTCATCGCTGAATTAAAAGCGATTTTAGCGGATGAGGAAAAAGTGCTGCAAATTATTCGCGACGAGCTGACGGAAATTAAAGAGCGGTTTAACGATGAGCGGAGAACAGAAATCGTCGTTGGAGGAGCCGAAGAATTTGACGATGAAGATTTAATTCCGCGCGAACATGTCGTCATCACCCTCACACATAAAGGGTATATTAAGCGTTTGCCTGTTTCTACGTACAGAAGCCAAAAACGCGGCGGGCGAGGCGTCCAAGGCATGCATACGACCGAGGATGACTTTGTCGAGCATCTTTTGATTACGTCGACCCATGATACTATTTTATTCTTTACGAATAAAGGCAAAGTATACCGGGCAAAAGGATATGAAATTCCGGAATACAGTCGGACCGCGAAGGGACTTCCGCTTATTAATCTTTTAGAACTGGATAAAGATGAGTGGATTAATACGATTATCCCTATTCACGACGAATTTGACGACAATTTATATTTGTTCTTTACAACAAAACAAGGCATTGCCAAGCGTTGCCCACTTTCTGCCTTCGCCCATATTCGAAACAACGGTTTAATCGCCATCCATCTGCGCGAAGGGGACGAGCTTATTTCGGTTAAGTTAACGGATGGATCGAAACATATTATTGTCGGGACGAAAAACGGTATGCTTATTCGTTTTCCGGAAACCGATGTGCGTACAATGGGACGGAGTGCAACGGGAGTGAAGGCGATCACGCTTGATGAGGATGATGAAGTAGTAGGCATGGAAATTTTAGAGGATGATTGTGACGTATTAGTCGTGACGAAAAACGGATATGGCAAGCGCACCCCTGCCTCTGAATATCGTCTGCAAAGCCGCGGCGGAAAAGGAATTAAAACATGTAATGTGACGGAGAAAAACGGTCCGGTTGTTGCGGTGAAAACGGTCAACGGGGAAGAAGACTTAATGCTCATCACAACAAGCGGCATCCTCATTCGCATTGCTGTCAGCGATATTTCACGGGTAGGAAGAAATACGCAAGGGGTAAAATTAATTCGTCTATCGGAAGAAAATGAACATGAATATGTTGCTACGGTAGCGAAAGTTCCGACAGAAGAAGAAAAAGAGGAAGAGGCTCATTTAGCATAA